A region of the Thamnophis elegans isolate rThaEle1 unplaced genomic scaffold, rThaEle1.pri scaffold_62_arrow_ctg1, whole genome shotgun sequence genome:
atatttaaatgtttgtccactaggactccaagatccctttcacagttactactgttgagcaaggtaccacctatactgcacctgtgtgttttgtttttgttgcctaaatgtagaaccttactcttctcaccattgaatttcattttattagatagtgcccaatgttcaagtttgtcaagatccttctgtatctttagcttgtcttctggagtgttggctattcctaccagcttggtgtcatatacaaatttgatgagttccccatttattccctcatccaaatcattgatgaagatattgaagagtactgggcccaaaacagagccttggggtactccactgcatacttccctccatgaagatgtagttccattgaggattacacattgagtgtggttggtctggcagttacaaatccatctggtggtgatgctgtctaacccacagtcttctactttatctagtagtaggttatggtctaccttatcaaatgccttactgaagtccaagtaaactgtatcgatggcattcctttggtccactaattttgtcacattatcaaagaatgcaataagactagtctggcatgatctgtttttgacaaacccatgttggcttttggctgttactttgtttgcttctaggtgttcactaattcgttgcttgattgtCTTTTTTAGAATCTTTCCTgttattgaggtcaggctgataggtagtttcctggatctatttttccccccttttttgaacatgggaaccacatcagctcttttccagtcctctgctaGTTCCCTGGTggtccaggatctctgaaagatatagttcagtggttctgagatgtcgtctgccagttccttcagaaccctggggtgtaatccatccagtcctggtgattttaactcgtctagggtagacaggtgctcacttactattttcttccctatttcaacttgtgttcctaatctgatttttgtggtgctgtttttgataggttggactgttttatccctttgtgtaaagacagatgcaaaacatgagttaaatagttctgctttctccctgttgcttgtcaccttcttgccactttctcccagcaatggaccaattgtttccttaacccttttcttgtttttaacatgttggaagaagcttttttattattttttacttttgtggcaagcctttcttcattgtgagccttagctttcctcacttcatctttacatgcttgggctatttgctgatattctgccttagttatgtccctccctttccactttttatacttatcttttttgtctttcaatttgtcagagagttctttatgcagccaaaaTGGTTTCTTATGGGAgctgttacttttcttcttcattggtattgtgctagactgggcttttgtaatcttattttgcaaaatttcccaagcttcttgagttgttttccccttgatgattctcatccatggaatttttcccaagctctctctaagtttattgaaattagctctcttaaaatccaagactctagtttcactttgttctactacttgtgtttgcataatgttaaattccaatattgcatggtcacttgcccccagtgttcctgtggcttcaacaccttctatcatttcttttTTGTTAGTGAGGGTTAAGTCCAGTGAGTGAGGGAACAAGATcctcttgttcccttctctactttttgggaaacaaagttgtctgctaggtttgttaagaacctgttggatcttccacttggtgcagagtttgtttcccagttgatgtcagggtaaaatcccccactactattgtggtgtgcttcctacataccttagttagctgactagtaaaaagttcatctacttcctctgcttggttgggtggcctgtagtatagacctatggcaatgtcatttcccccctccaactttaatattgacccaaaggcattcaagatagttctcatcattattgtgctctatttctgtagataggtaattatttcttatatatagtgcaactccacctcctcttttatttgatctatttcttttaaataatttaaatccttctagctgtatgttccatttgtcggtttcatcccaccaaatttctgtaatggcaacaatatcgtatctgccctcttttacttgaatttttaattcggcctgtttattcctcatactctgtgcattggtgtatagacatttgagtccattttgattgaccctgtgtttactgtctacataacctgtgttatgcctgattgcccctattttcttgccacttgtatgattcatacACATGGTATGGCagtcactattaaatgcttggttttgcttgacaacgggagtgataatcttacccgcataAACATTTGTGTTACacgcactgataaccctatgaattttagattgctggggacagaaatgttctgtatcaattaattctctgtccccgctgtacagtttaaatgtttatccagaaaatctgtgaatttaatgccaagtaactcagtccctttcttggatgagtgcaaaccatctcttttgtacagtttttcattggaccagctgcagacatcatgactaataaaaccaaagccttcccttttataccactcctttagccacacattaaactctgctacacactggcccttccctttttgtttcttatatactggaaacctctgaaaagataagcctacaacctatattACTAAGTTcgtaccccaagctctggaaatcattcttcacagaaagtacatctttttgggacagatcatttgtgccaagatgtataatagcatcaacatcacagtccttacttgcattcttgactatcttaagaatgtgcctcttgtctctgctggcagtagcacctggcagacacctgacctcttttaaaacctccatatcctttcctaaatttacatcccttatgattgaatcaccaaccagaaggtgacttctctttttgcataccttgctcttcttgtgcgactgatgtgtgatacctggtgcgactgatgtgtgatacctggttccccatttcgcctttccaaAGTAAGTActtcattttggaccatgatcccctgcttatttaagtcatcattatcacaactaccttgacctgtctctttagtgtccccattaggGTTAGCAAGGgcactatatctgttatgctgggtcacagcaaaagctttgtgtttatggttcacagctctcaccctgccagatcccacggttgtccagactgctcttctcctgcgggATCtttgcggtgggggggggggctgatagcGTGACATCTCCGTAGAGTGGAATGGCCGAATtggacacctaatttctgcttggagagcacagattagagattctagataggtaatctgtctatgcagactagtaatttgtttacaaaggggacagtatccaaatttgaaaagagtactgcgaaagacaggtgcaagacagctattacattgaactaaaccggtcattttgaaataaataaaatcacaatttcaagtgcactaatccagaatgtattattactattttggtTTATGAACATATGATTCCTGCACCATTAGGCGCGCAGGCCACTACctgctcctctttttctctctgctccCCATTTccagccagcagctccaatcaccagccacaggaaagttcaaatgaaacTTATATTGGGGTGAAAAGCCCAGGAACTTTAGTACTGGCTTTTCACCAGTTAGCGCCAACATGGCCTATCTAAATAAATTTGTACTTTGAGCAAAGGAATGCCTCAGAGTTCAATTTGTGAtggatgcattacttggaacctgaCAGCTTGTTTCTTTACTGTTGATGGTTGATCGTAAAAGGCAGAAAATATTCATCACTTCAGTACAAtaagtccttcacttacaactgaATAGAGCCTGCCCATTACTGTCATTCTTGTCATAGTTGTAAAGCAAGTCATCATGTGACCAGACTCCATTTCACAACCATTTTTGCAGCAACTGATAAATAAATGCTTCccaatggggcatttttgccaaaattggaaacaaacaaacaaggttaGCATGCAACACtgcttttagtaaaaaaaaaaaaaaaagtacattgtGGACCATGTGACATTGCAAACACCCCTAAATGTGGACCAGTTGACAAGTGCCTGAAATTGGGTTATGTGACCATGGAGGAGAGGCATTTGTTATGAGTACCTTTTGGGGGAGgcatccatcataactttgaatgcttGCCAAGCCAAGTTGTAAATTGGTTGTAAGACAAATACTACCTGCATCTTCATTAGTAGAGCATTGTttgcttttctttatatttaatcttagtcCATTTTTTCACCATGCTTTCTAAATTTCATTAGTAGAGTTTGCAAATTttttgcattttctgcaatcatCTGTCCAGACAATATTTCTGTCAAATGTCCTATTGGCATCTACAGCAAAATACACTCCTGGAACATTGTTTTTTTCTAAGAGTATAACTTTACTGATAGATCCATATAGGCACAGAAGAAGCAAAGCCTGTTCTAAGGTTTTGATACAAAATGCAGCATAGTAAAAAAACTTTTCTTTCCTGGATCACCCATTGACCACTGTCCACCAATCCAGGTTACACATTTTGTTTTGGGAATCAGTCTGCACCACTTGAAGCCCCTTGCATGCAACCTTGATATTTCAGGATTTTCTCAGGCTGCAAATAGCTCATGTgaattccttttctccctcctgcATTCCAGTTATGCCCTTTCCCCACTCCCTTACTTCTACTGTGAAGCTGCAAGCAGAAAGAGATGCATCTTACACAttgtacaacccccccccccattaaataATCCATGAGTGTTGGCTATCCAAGATCTCAGGTCCTATGTTCATTTAAAGACACTCTAAAGAAAAAGACACAAAAATACACATATGATAAACTTAAAAATGTTGCTGCTGATTTTCATTAGAAGCCATCTCTTTGAAATTTATGAAAAAGTAACAGCATTGTTCAGAAATCAATATTCTGTTCCCAAGTAACACTAGTAAAAAGCAGAAaggtgaaatacaattttttttttgtataaaatattttattcaattttcacattccatttgcaatcatttatatacagggtatttactataagaaaagaaaaaaaaagaaaaagggaataaaacgaacaaataaaaaggaaacacaactcatcattcacaaccccacctaacccttgcatcctccatacaccccatctaccccctccaactttcctttctccctctaacactcccctcctacttccctttcccctcaaaccttccttctccccttactccccagacaccctccttacatactccttacattccccttactccttccttactcctccctcttccttccctctacctccctccttggtgtatgcctttattcgagtattgtttgatctgataaaagtaaagtgaaccaaggaaaataataataataataataaaaaaaaagaaccaccgtatataaatacattcttgttcttattaaaactatattaacaccccccaccccaccccccacaatccccatccctaatcctcccgacttcccagggcccacacctggcactaccttctatctaaaatatcttgtatacatatggattaaaaaataaaagtaatatatcaaaaaaaaaaaaaaaaaagggaaaagcagagaaagagaaaaaaaaaaatgaaaaaaagaaaagagaaaagagaaaaaataaaaaaagataccaaactttgtgttgatctcagccccccatctttatctatgcttaaatagtataaatcattctatctatattttattctcatctcttacttctttgctatttaccccgaccttctgtaggctctcccgttcccttcctaaaccttatgatcccttccaataagatttaagcaacgtggttcatgccatatattcaaatataactttacagacaagtaatcaaactttcccttctagtaaaatttaaacaacgtaagtgatctttctttacccctttttcaaacagtaattcaaaataatctaaccagatttccccttcttagtaaagttaagcagcgtagatcagatattactttacacaggaatcaatttctatcttaagataattccaaccgacttccccttctaatagaatttaaataacttagttcattccacatgtattttaccctcatcccccacttgtctgatatttaccactatcaaatttatactaccatttgtttaaaatataactcagagcgatttgtagcataaatcattccacatattccaataatactttcagcaagaatcagttaaccttctattttaaggtagtcgcttctaacaaagtttaaacaacataaatcattccgcattctttttacagttatcttaaaataatcccaagcggcttcttattctaataagctttaaacaacataaattttgccctcttcccttgcttgtctggtatttacctcaaataacgtagttcattccacatgcattttaccctcatctcttgcttgtctaatatttaccactatcaaatttatactagcgtttatttgaaatgtaactcaaaactattacaaccaactttcccttcaaataaaagttaaatagcatggatcatattcaaataatactttcagcaggagtcagttaaccttctattttaaaatagtcccatctaacaaagtttaaacaacataaatcattccgcattcttttaaccactatcaaatttatgctaacgttactttagaatctagctcaaagtagtttcacccagctttcccttctgataaaaattagtccactttttctaccggagagaggtctcaaacccccattcagtcctcaactttaggaagtcttttgaagtatctaaattctcgatctgcgttcttctgcttctccgagggaggaggggctaccccctccatcttgcagccgcatggccagccgtttgctttctccttccgcttgtctctcctctcttccaagcgcatcaggaagtcccgccttcagaatcctacaatagaaatcttgagcctctgaaacagaattaagacgaaatctttgattctcaaatgtaaccgtgatgccggcaggggcctcccatctgtatcgaatctgttgactcctaagctctttagttaaaaaggtgtagtcccttcttgctttcaacatctgggaaggtatatttttgaagacaatcacgtcctggtcatcaactcggagactgttattatgaaacttttgcacaatcgcgtttctagattctttggtagagaaatgtataattatatccctcgggagctgtcgctgttccgctgtcaatgagttctggcgatagattttccgaatctgccaatcaaagttaagtcccgggcttcccagcgcatggctgaaggcttcagcaaaggtctgtttcaaattctcttgctccttttcacggaatcctctgactcttattgaaaatgccttcctatcaaaatttagcatcataagctgttcttcgttatttctaattttttcttgtaaaatttgaatattggtagtcaaatcaaaattagccttctccagactttccaatttgttctctatttcagcagagtaatccgacagggcagacacggctgcaaacgtattcgccttcatttgattaactttagattttagatcatcataaagttgcaatacaaattccttaagttcttgcttaaaggcatcaaaaattttaaagagatattcctgtgttaaaacttctccagtagagggcgtaggagacaaaggctgtatttccaaaaaagattctttaaattctttagacacatttgtagcaagacgcttctttgatctgggtgccataataaataaacaagtaagcagcgcttcgctcccctctatttccaaagaaaaagagtttattttgttaaggagcggtctgcaggaagataagcccggctaagtacatccagtaatcatccacggagagaaatcgccattttgtagtctatttaaacaaagaagtctttaagacgaatggtgctggtatttaagatagtaataaaagcataaatctcacaggggtggtaccctcccgtatcaaatctagcttgaaaaaaaactttgttttgtcctggggggggctagcctgtctggggctgccaaaaaaaaaaaaaggcagctgagaagaactggccggagataaaagctccgcttcggctggatctaatctcttccacagccaaaaaaagaaaaaggctgtggcttacgaatagaccctagtctacggagctaccctccctgcccctttcttagccaaaaaggggtgctatctatgatgttatttagatatacagaccagatctctgaggagctcggtggagccctcctcggcaacaggccacgcccccaggaagtctcaAAGGTGAAATACAATTGCAGACCTTGTGTAGATACTTTTGGAGACAGTTGATGTATTTTTAATCTGCCTGTATTTACCCCAGTACTAGAGGAACTCCACAAAACTTCTTTAAGTAGCATATCACTGATTTTTGTCCTGCAACAAAAAATGTATACCACTGTACCTTCagaatggcatttaatttcaaagGAGTAAACATTATGCATGACATCACAATGATTAAAACATGTGTTGGGAGGAATAGTTTCAATAGTTGCAATTGACTTGGGCTCCCAGTTGCATTTTGTTGTGCCCGAAGAGTGGAAGGAGATTATGAAGAAACTTAAAGTGCCTTTGGATAAGAGCAGACATTACCATCCAGAATATGAAACCGAGGTGTTCATCTTATCTTTAAAACCTGCAGATCAAATTGTTCACTTAATTGTGAGAATGAAAACCATCACTCAACCTACATGCTAATGTGGAGAGCATCAAGTTAACATTTTGCCCAACACTCAGTAGTCAATATTTTTGCATtcttgctcagggatgtgctttctCTGATATAGGAATGGAGATGAGGAGAAGAATAATGCAAAGCCAAGAgattttccttttcctctcatCAACAACAAAGGCAAAATTGTTGTATTCTCACTTTCATTGATATTTTGTCATTTCTTTGCCAGAAGGAAATGGGAAGATTTGTTTTCCCATTCCTTCCAATTATCTCCTGATTGCCTAAAACTGCTTGAAACTATAAGGATGGCATTGGTTGTGTCAAAATAGCAGAGGATTTGGACACTTACATGTAGCTTTTGATTATGAGTTCTCTATCCCTTCAAGAGGAAATGTGTTGGAAAGAGATAACTCTCTCACATATTGGCTAAGTCATTATTTAAACTGGCAAGCCAGATATTAGAATATCTGAAGGTTGCTTCTTCAAATGAACATTTTAACAGGCTCTTGGGACTTTATTGCTTTATggttaataaaaaaaacaggTGACCTTTTCTCAGCATGTTAATGTATGGTGACAGCTGCTGCACCTTTGCTTCCCATCCATCAAGATTCTTTGAGGTAAGTAGAGGCTTTCTTTCTGTATCCCCTTCGCCATCAAAGGGAAGGTGGTATGAAAATGGGAGGTTCCATTTCACTAGCGATCACCATCCCACATCTTAGTCACCTCAGAGCTTTGCTTCATACCTCTTCCCACAGGTGAGCCAGTGAAACCAGCGGATGTTGTCTTGCTTGGGTTTCCTCTCATGTACCCCATGGACCCAGAAGTCAAAAGGAAGGATCTAGAGATCTATGAGCCTGTGACTGATCCCCAGGGGCCTGCCATGACTTGGATAAAAAGCTGACCTTGAGGGAGGGAGCAAGTGGTTTCCATGCCCATCTGCAGTGCATCTGTTTGTGGATGGTAGAGTGCACCCTCAGTGATAccagtgtctttcttccttcAGAGCATGTTTGCAATTGGCTGGTTGGAGCTGAAGGAAATCAAAAGAGCACAACAACAGATGAGCAAATGTTTCAGAAACATCACCGAGCCATTCAAGGTCAACCAATTGGGCACATTTTATTCCTGTCTTTAAGTTCTTCTACTCTTGACAACAATCATCTATAGTATGTATGaatatatattcttctttttcttagatCTGGGTGGAAACCTCTGATGGATCAGGAGCTGTAAATTTCTTGACCGGCATGGGTGGAtttctgcaagccatcttttttgGATATGCTGGGTTCAGGTATAAATTAGGAATGGTGAAAAAAATTGTCACAGTTTTCTTCCTAGTCGaaatcatgtgatgtatcagaaCATGTTGTGTTGCAGAATGAATGGGGACGTAGCTTCGTGTGTTCAGAAAAGTTGCATATAGGGTATGTGTAACTGGAAATAATTTCTTATAAAAACATAATGATATAGGTTAGAAAAGTCacatctaaaaataaatatagtgTGAGTTTTGTAACTAAAAGTATTTTGTAAAGCAATACAAAAAATTGATAGAATGATTTCATTTAGCACTTGTTGTGAGTGATTACTATCTATTCAAAAgtcccatgtatgtatgtatgtatgcatattaaAATTACAGTGATAACTATTTTTAGAAGTCAAGGtaggcgggtgggtggggggaataagCTTTCCCCACTGCAGGAGTTGTGCATGGGCAGATGCTTCTGACTGAAGTCATCAAActccttttgtttcttctaaCCAGAAATACCATTAACTGAGCAGCCAGAACCCCTCAAGCAGGGATACTGAGATTAAGGCCATCTTGTCTTTTCCCACCAaatgctctgatgatgttacctaatttggtaattaAACAtacgcaagaaaacaaccaagctcagagagcaccaaggattcaaccctgaactacaaatatcctCCTCCATCagtgctttgttgttgttgtttttttgctgatGTTGCTTCACAGAATAGTATGTGCATAGATGATGCAAAAATCAAGTTGCATCGGCCACTCTAGCCAGCAGGATCAACTTTGGCCTGGTAACTCTCCAGAGTTTCTGGAAATGTATTCTACTCTAAGCtctggctttttggctttaacATCCCTTTTAAAAACTACCAGTAGTTAATTTAACTTGGaccttaatagttttttttttgccatctcaCCACTCCCATCAAGCTTTGGAAGAACTTATTCTTGGACTCTGCTTTAAAATCACTTGTTCGGGAAAATAATGGTAATCTTGAATGAAACCCTGAGTGATGTATGTATCTGTATCCTGTTTCAAGGCTGGTGGTAATGTAAGGGATTCCCTATTCCAGCCACTGAGTTCTTTCTGCTCTTCCTAGGATCTCCAGAAGCTGCCTGAAATTTGACCCTGTTTATCCTGATGACATAAAGCAGCTGAACATTACTGGAATTTGCTACTTAGGAAGCAAGCTGAATCTCATCTTCACCAAAGAGAAAACCACCATCCAAATGACTAAGTCTTCTCCAATTTACACTTATCTGTTCTGGAGGTGGTACTGGCTGGAACAGGAGAGCATCTGTCCTTAAAAGAAGGTGTTACATTGTTTGCTATAATACAAATACCCCACATTGTCCCTTAAGAACATTTAAGAACTTTATATCACTAGCACTACTAGACTAGCCTTCAGGATGGCCTTTGGAGATTCATATTTGTTAAAGCTGGAACTGAGCCAATGTAGATCCAcaagcagccaaaaacagagctcagtccCTATAGATGAAAAACAAAATCTATATAAGAGCATGTGACTTTCCCAGGACAGCTGAGGAATCTGATAAGTGAATGCCAAACATATCTATGACACAATTTCTCTGATGATTTCCTCTCTTTTCATAAGGCATAGCTCTATCTTCTCTGGATTTTCCATGTGGGAATCCAGTCAAAGCAAACCTAGATAAACAATTATTGCCTGCAGCCCTTGAGAAATTTAGGTGTTGATGTAATTCCTTTAGTTCCAACTCTTGTTCCAGAACTCCTAGAAGAAGATGCATAGCAAGAAGGCTGCTTAGCTAAGGTCTACTAGATACTGACACCTAGAAATAATGTTAAGCAGTACCCATTGCTTTGTGTGGGGAAAGGTAGAGACGCTCTTCAGGATGAAATCTGGCTGACCTATCAGATCATGTCGGATGCCCCAATTGCTAACTGGAAATTTTGAAATTCGCATTTCTAGAAGAGAAAGCAGTTTGGAGGACCTGGACTAAAACAAGCTTTATTCCTGACTTTGTCCTGATTCCTGACAATGTGGCTGACAGAAGTAGGAATTAATAACAGCTGGAAATGTATAGATCAGGGgtagctgaggtggcgcagtggttagggtgcagtactgcaggtcacttcagctgactgttatctgcagttcagcggttctaatctcaccggctcaaggttgactcagccttccatccttccgaggtgggtgaaatgaggacccagactgtgggggggatatgctgactctgtaaacctcttagagagggctgaaagccctatgaagcggtatataagtctaactgctattgctattgctatttatacctaccgcccacttttgtatctctgttagtagtaaaattttcaaaCCGCCCACCAAttccacagtaatagtgatttataaagtagggaagtaactttactttataaaatttataaagcagagttacagcaaacccctaccgcccaccatgaaagctggaatgcccacagtgggtggtagggaccaggttgactaccactggtatagATTCTCTTAATTCTGTCTCACAGGAGTACATGGAGAAGTAGCATAGATGAAGGATGGAAACTGGAATAGATTTCAATCACTATTTAATacattctgccttttcttttcttttcatttcagggAAAAGTGTTTCCTTCTTTACAACTGCTGGCTGGATTCAGAAAGAATCTGTTctgccatgaaagccggctgggtgactttgggccagttcctctctctcagctcaacctacctcacagggttgttgttgttgttgttgttgttgttgttgttgggaataaaggaaaaggaaggtgTATTATACCCAACACACTctgaattatttctaaaaataataagtaCAGTTTAAGTAAAGAAGCAATGacacatataaaaacaattaaaaagatgACAATTTTTTATTCTATGTTATTACAGGCATATTACAGAGATTTTTACTAATTTCTCAGCAATATTATtggagaaatgtttctttaatcaGTACCTAATGTTATACAGCCTGGGATAATACAAATTCTATGGATACTTAATTGAAAAAAGTGCCTTTGTCTTCCTGCTTTAATATTGTTGAGTTGTAGGAATCCAACTGGGTGTTGAACA
Encoded here:
- the LOC116523617 gene encoding protein-glucosylgalactosylhydroxylysine glucosidase-like, which encodes MYPMDPEVKRKDLEIYEPVTDPQGPAMTWSMFAIGWLELKEIKRAQQQMSKCFRNITEPFKIWVETSDGSGAVNFLTGMGGFLQAIFFGYAGFRISRSCLKFDPVYPDDIKQLNITGICYLGSKLNLIFTKEKTTIQMTKSSPIYTYLFWRWYWLEQESICP